The following proteins are encoded in a genomic region of Opitutaceae bacterium:
- the nikR gene encoding nickel-responsive transcriptional regulator NikR, whose protein sequence is MTTTSDFAKPGVMPKKDNVARFSISVPNELASQLDHLVEQRGFKNRSQAVAEMVRNQLADYHATLGTGTMAGTISLVYDHRKRNLQSALSAIQHRYYLMIVTSMHVHLENHQYLEVLLVQGPSGQLRRLADELIACKGVKHGKLQLTAVTIPPLL, encoded by the coding sequence GTGACAACGACCTCAGATTTCGCGAAGCCAGGTGTCATGCCCAAGAAGGACAACGTTGCCCGGTTCAGCATCTCGGTCCCCAATGAGCTGGCGTCGCAGCTCGATCACCTGGTCGAGCAGCGCGGTTTCAAGAACCGCTCGCAGGCTGTCGCCGAAATGGTCCGCAACCAACTTGCCGACTACCACGCCACCCTCGGAACAGGCACCATGGCCGGCACGATCAGCCTCGTGTACGATCACCGCAAGCGGAACCTCCAGTCTGCTCTTTCGGCCATCCAGCACCGGTACTACCTGATGATCGTCACAAGCATGCACGTGCACCTCGAGAACCACCAGTACCTGGAGGTTCTCCTCGTTCAGGGGCCTTCCGGTCAATTGCGACGGCTTGCCGACGAGCTGATCGCCTGCAAGGGCGTCAAGCACGGCAAGCTGCAGCTCACCGCAGTCACGATCCCGCCCCTGCTCTAG
- a CDS encoding Gfo/Idh/MocA family oxidoreductase, which yields MNRKLRMGMVGGGRGAFIGAVHRMAAALDGRIELVAGCFSADPEKSRLSGQDLHLDPTRVYGTFEEMAKRESELPPDKRIDFVSIVTRNNTHFPAAKAFAERGIHVICDKPLAFSLAEAKKLKAVVEKSGVVFALTHNYTGYPMVKEARDWVQAGKIGKILKVIVEYPQGYALGALGSGQEGKISNWRMDPSVSGSSNCMGDIGTHAHNLVSYITGLEIDQICAELSTFIPGRPLDDDGNCLIRFKGGAKGILFASQVSSGEENNLRIRVHGTKGGIEWRQEDPNELYLRSHERPTQVWRRGNDYVGENAKRFTRTPFGHPEGYIEAFANIYAEATRAIAAAVSGHKKKQVFDFPTLVDGVKGMAFIETVVKSSRAGAKWVKFPTV from the coding sequence ATGAACCGCAAGCTCCGCATGGGCATGGTCGGCGGTGGTCGCGGCGCCTTCATTGGCGCCGTTCACCGCATGGCAGCCGCTCTCGATGGCAGGATTGAGCTGGTCGCCGGGTGTTTCTCGGCCGACCCGGAGAAATCCCGCCTCTCCGGGCAGGACCTCCACCTCGATCCCACCCGTGTGTACGGCACCTTTGAGGAGATGGCAAAGCGCGAGTCCGAACTCCCACCGGACAAGCGCATCGACTTCGTTTCAATTGTCACTCGCAACAACACGCACTTCCCGGCGGCCAAGGCCTTTGCGGAGCGCGGTATTCATGTGATCTGCGACAAACCGCTCGCATTCTCGCTCGCGGAAGCGAAGAAGCTGAAAGCTGTCGTCGAGAAATCCGGAGTGGTGTTCGCCCTCACGCACAACTACACGGGTTATCCGATGGTGAAGGAAGCCCGCGACTGGGTGCAGGCCGGCAAGATCGGAAAGATCCTCAAGGTGATCGTCGAGTACCCGCAGGGCTATGCCCTTGGAGCCCTTGGCAGCGGACAGGAAGGCAAGATCTCCAACTGGCGCATGGATCCGTCCGTTTCGGGCTCGTCCAATTGCATGGGGGACATCGGAACCCACGCCCACAATCTGGTCAGCTATATCACGGGCCTGGAGATCGATCAGATCTGCGCAGAACTCTCTACTTTCATCCCGGGCCGTCCGCTCGATGACGACGGCAATTGCCTCATCCGCTTCAAGGGCGGCGCCAAGGGCATTCTCTTCGCGTCCCAGGTGTCCTCGGGCGAGGAAAACAACCTCCGCATTCGGGTCCACGGGACGAAGGGTGGAATCGAATGGCGCCAAGAAGACCCGAACGAGCTTTACCTGCGTTCCCATGAGCGTCCCACCCAGGTGTGGCGGCGGGGCAACGATTATGTTGGAGAAAATGCCAAGCGCTTCACGCGAACACCTTTCGGGCATCCGGAAGGGTACATCGAGGCCTTCGCCAACATCTATGCCGAGGCCACGCGCGCCATCGCTGCCGCGGTCTCCGGCCATAAAAAGAAACAGGTGTTCGACTTCCCGACGCTGGTCGACGGCGTAAAGGGCATGGCCTTCATTGAAACTGTCGTGAAGAGCTCGCGGGCAGGGGCGAAGTGGGTAAAGTTTCCCACCGTCTGA
- a CDS encoding glycosyltransferase — protein sequence MGKVSHRLIAPISHARYLLVVPVYDPGESFFRFLPELCGVLGQSASRFRIQVVDDGCDESVASRITRFVEDLDAPGVKVSPVLPLAANSGKGAAVYTGWRTGVGESWYGFVDCDGSVPAAEVLRLALLAEEVGESTVVLASRQPAPNRMLKRRTHRHLLGRCFAAAVRLGIGLDVHDTQCGLKWVPATGFRNVAQILSESRFAFDVDLLATMKRSGYRLREESISWADTEHSTVRLWRDIPAMAASLLRLTFKFRFRSASPVGSSPKSG from the coding sequence GTGGGTAAAGTTTCCCACCGTCTGATCGCACCTATTTCACACGCGCGGTACCTCCTTGTCGTCCCGGTTTACGATCCGGGTGAGTCTTTCTTTCGATTCCTGCCTGAGTTGTGCGGCGTGCTCGGTCAAAGCGCTTCGCGCTTTCGGATCCAGGTGGTGGATGACGGATGTGATGAATCTGTGGCATCGCGAATCACCCGCTTTGTTGAGGACCTCGATGCACCTGGGGTGAAGGTATCGCCGGTCCTGCCGCTTGCAGCGAATTCGGGCAAAGGGGCCGCCGTTTACACCGGGTGGCGCACGGGCGTGGGAGAATCCTGGTACGGGTTTGTGGACTGCGACGGCTCGGTGCCGGCGGCTGAAGTCTTGCGGCTTGCGTTGCTCGCCGAGGAAGTTGGCGAGTCCACGGTGGTGCTCGCCTCCCGTCAGCCGGCTCCGAACCGGATGCTCAAACGGCGGACACACCGCCACCTGCTGGGGCGTTGTTTTGCCGCGGCCGTGCGCCTGGGGATAGGCCTAGACGTGCATGACACGCAGTGCGGTTTGAAATGGGTCCCCGCGACCGGCTTTCGAAATGTCGCCCAAATTCTGAGCGAGTCGCGCTTTGCCTTCGATGTGGACCTGCTCGCGACGATGAAGCGCAGCGGTTATCGGTTGCGGGAGGAATCCATCAGTTGGGCGGACACCGAGCATTCAACCGTTCGGCTCTGGAGAGACATCCCTGCAATGGCGGCGAGCCTTCTCCGCCTGACCTTCAAGTTTCGTTTCAGGAGCGCGTCCCCGGTTGGTTCCTCACCCAAGAGTGGGTGA
- a CDS encoding Gfo/Idh/MocA family oxidoreductase codes for MSKKVGIIGAGGMMKYHLAGFRAAGAEVVAVADMNSAAAAAAAAREKIPQNFGSISDLLKIPELDAVSIIVPNKFHAPLALEALRAGKHVFCEKPPALTAVEAQEMADTAKKAGLTLMFNFNNRARPEAFAMKQYLDSGVAGQINSCQTKWIRRAGIPGFGGWFTTKALSGGGPLIDLLHMIDLGLYFMGYPEPAVVLARTFKDNMDPSFKGPWGIPDNLQGTTDVEAAAHGLVTFKTGQAMSFATSWAEMNKREEVSVVFQGQKAGGMVQRLFNTDGIDETAIDACELYTHEHGRQVNRQVIVPPDTTMGRVRSASNFINVLEGREAPLNTPDQAVALMKIIGAAYESATTGKAVTL; via the coding sequence ATGAGCAAGAAAGTTGGAATTATCGGCGCAGGCGGCATGATGAAGTATCACCTGGCGGGCTTTCGCGCTGCCGGCGCCGAAGTCGTCGCTGTGGCGGACATGAACTCGGCGGCCGCCGCCGCTGCTGCTGCCCGTGAAAAGATCCCGCAGAATTTCGGAAGCATCTCGGACCTGCTAAAGATCCCAGAGCTCGATGCGGTTTCGATCATCGTGCCCAACAAGTTTCACGCACCGCTTGCGCTCGAAGCCTTGCGCGCGGGCAAGCATGTCTTCTGCGAGAAGCCGCCTGCTCTCACCGCAGTCGAGGCACAGGAAATGGCCGACACCGCGAAGAAGGCGGGCCTGACGCTGATGTTCAACTTCAACAACCGCGCAAGGCCGGAAGCCTTCGCGATGAAGCAATACCTCGATTCAGGCGTCGCTGGACAGATCAACTCGTGCCAGACCAAATGGATCCGCCGCGCGGGTATTCCGGGCTTTGGCGGTTGGTTCACGACGAAAGCCCTCTCGGGTGGCGGTCCGCTCATCGATCTGCTGCACATGATCGACCTCGGCCTCTACTTCATGGGCTACCCAGAGCCGGCAGTTGTGCTGGCCCGTACGTTCAAGGACAACATGGACCCGTCGTTTAAGGGACCTTGGGGCATTCCGGACAACCTGCAGGGGACAACGGATGTTGAAGCCGCGGCTCACGGGTTGGTGACTTTCAAGACGGGCCAGGCGATGTCCTTCGCCACAAGCTGGGCTGAAATGAACAAGCGCGAGGAGGTGTCCGTGGTGTTCCAGGGCCAGAAGGCTGGCGGCATGGTCCAAAGACTGTTCAACACTGATGGCATCGACGAGACCGCCATCGACGCGTGTGAACTCTACACCCACGAACATGGCAGGCAGGTGAATCGCCAGGTGATCGTCCCGCCGGACACCACCATGGGCCGCGTTCGCTCGGCGTCCAACTTCATCAATGTCCTGGAAGGTCGCGAAGCCCCCCTCAACACGCCCGACCAGGCAGTTGCCCTGATGAAGATCATCGGCGCGGCCTATGAGTCCGCGACGACCGGCAAGGCCGTCACTTTGTAA
- a CDS encoding urea carboxylase-associated family protein yields MTSTSPLFSRDLTHGGMWSGVISRGKRLRLTALEDGANVSVLLYNADLTSERYNMPDTLKGQHIFFLRAPYCLHSDMGRILASLVSDSVGWHDTVGGVGDATAALEKYGDGSFQKLRNDYYRNGRDCFLIELAKWGLGKRDLVPNINFFSKLVSDEDGRLSFVDGHARKGDHLELRLEMNVLVVLNTCQHPLDTDTKYHPRSVRLEVIAGDAASPAADDPSRLVRPENHRAFENNHDYFALRT; encoded by the coding sequence ATGACCAGCACTTCACCGCTCTTTTCGCGCGATCTGACCCATGGAGGGATGTGGTCCGGCGTAATCTCCCGTGGAAAGCGGCTCCGCCTGACAGCGCTTGAGGACGGGGCCAATGTCAGCGTCCTCCTCTACAATGCCGACCTCACGAGTGAGCGCTATAACATGCCCGACACCCTGAAGGGGCAGCATATCTTCTTCCTGCGCGCCCCCTACTGCCTGCATTCGGACATGGGAAGAATTCTTGCATCCCTCGTGTCAGACAGCGTGGGTTGGCACGACACGGTCGGTGGCGTGGGAGATGCGACGGCAGCACTCGAAAAATATGGCGACGGCAGCTTTCAGAAACTCCGCAACGACTACTACCGCAACGGCCGCGACTGCTTTCTGATTGAACTGGCGAAGTGGGGCCTCGGCAAACGCGACCTGGTTCCAAACATCAACTTCTTCAGCAAACTTGTAAGCGATGAGGACGGCCGTCTGTCCTTCGTGGACGGTCACGCACGGAAGGGAGATCATCTGGAGCTGCGCCTCGAGATGAACGTCCTCGTCGTGCTCAACACCTGTCAACATCCGCTCGATACGGACACGAAGTACCACCCCCGATCTGTTCGCCTCGAGGTGATTGCCGGAGACGCGGCCTCCCCTGCTGCCGACGACCCCTCCCGCTTGGTCCGGCCGGAAAACCACCGCGCCTTCGAGAACAACCACGACTACTTCGCCCTGCGCACCTGA
- a CDS encoding ABC transporter permease translates to MSFLLPLLVWAAVSYLPFLWHPLVKVSIAGDSAWVKAGAMLDRKAFAEENTALAAKGLRQMEGKRSNPVFLPPPHAVAKAFYTAFQTPPVLRGDVWLHESLASSINTIFWGFTLSTLIGLPLGILCGAYAFWSRISEPVIDFIRYMPAPAFGALAVAILGINGAPKIAIIFIGTFFQQVLVVANTVRRADPTLVEAAQTLGARGRRLLLTVVVPSKLSELYTDTRILLGWAWTYLVVAEVVGVSSGITFFINQQAKYRNFENVYAAIIMIGLLGLATDQFLAFIGRHLFPWEQKRRSRILSWIDGIRGKMPAPPVENTEAG, encoded by the coding sequence TTGTCCTTCCTCCTGCCATTGCTGGTTTGGGCGGCGGTCAGCTACCTGCCGTTCCTCTGGCATCCCCTGGTAAAGGTCTCCATTGCTGGCGACAGTGCGTGGGTGAAGGCCGGGGCGATGCTCGACCGCAAGGCCTTCGCCGAGGAGAACACGGCGCTGGCGGCCAAGGGACTCCGCCAGATGGAGGGAAAGCGTTCGAATCCGGTTTTTCTTCCCCCGCCGCACGCGGTCGCGAAAGCCTTCTACACCGCATTTCAGACTCCACCCGTCCTCCGCGGGGATGTCTGGCTGCACGAGAGTCTTGCCTCGAGCATCAACACCATCTTCTGGGGCTTCACACTCTCGACTTTGATCGGCCTACCCCTCGGAATTCTCTGCGGTGCGTATGCGTTCTGGTCGCGAATCAGCGAGCCAGTCATCGACTTTATCCGCTACATGCCGGCGCCGGCCTTCGGCGCCCTGGCAGTTGCGATCCTGGGCATCAATGGCGCCCCAAAGATCGCGATCATCTTCATCGGGACCTTCTTTCAGCAGGTCCTTGTCGTCGCAAACACGGTGCGACGCGCCGACCCCACGTTGGTCGAAGCCGCACAGACGCTGGGTGCACGCGGTCGCCGGTTGCTCCTCACCGTGGTCGTCCCATCAAAGCTCTCGGAACTCTACACCGACACCCGGATTCTGCTCGGCTGGGCCTGGACCTACCTGGTGGTCGCAGAAGTCGTCGGCGTCAGCTCAGGAATCACTTTCTTCATCAACCAGCAGGCAAAGTACCGGAACTTTGAGAATGTGTACGCAGCAATCATCATGATCGGGTTGCTCGGCCTCGCCACCGACCAGTTTCTCGCCTTCATAGGCCGACACTTGTTTCCCTGGGAACAGAAACGGCGCAGCCGCATCCTCAGCTGGATCGACGGCATCCGGGGCAAAATGCCGGCGCCACCGGTCGAGAATACGGAGGCAGGATGA
- a CDS encoding FAD:protein FMN transferase, translating into MAEAHRFKHEAMATWFEIRVAGGDPDYARQAAAEAFRLVSHEEELLSRFRENSEVAALSRLCPGESLTLHPDTFACLALALELYQLTGGAFDPTIGTPGQERGQLSLDPATLSASLLSGNVSVDLGAIGKGFALDRAAAVLEEWQVGPALLIAGGSSILATGKPVEPWLIGLTPTWDLHLFTGSLSTSGFSVKGAHILDPRTRLAAEGTPARTWALSAQAAASDALSTAFMLLGPDDIQGVCDDRPECGGIVQRDLAIDSIERFGNALGVTHSWVRNQPGTRS; encoded by the coding sequence ATGGCTGAGGCCCACCGTTTCAAGCACGAGGCCATGGCGACCTGGTTCGAGATCCGGGTTGCCGGAGGCGACCCGGATTACGCGCGGCAAGCGGCAGCGGAAGCCTTCAGGCTCGTGTCGCACGAGGAGGAACTCCTCAGCCGCTTCCGGGAGAACAGCGAAGTCGCCGCCTTGTCGCGACTTTGCCCGGGCGAGTCGCTCACCCTCCATCCAGATACCTTTGCCTGCCTGGCGCTCGCACTCGAGTTGTACCAGCTCACCGGCGGAGCGTTCGATCCCACGATAGGCACGCCGGGGCAGGAACGGGGCCAATTGTCCCTCGATCCTGCGACCTTGTCCGCCTCCCTCCTCTCCGGGAATGTCTCCGTTGACCTGGGTGCCATTGGCAAGGGGTTCGCGCTCGACCGAGCAGCGGCTGTCCTGGAGGAGTGGCAGGTGGGCCCGGCATTGCTGATTGCAGGTGGAAGTTCAATTCTGGCCACAGGGAAACCGGTCGAGCCGTGGTTGATCGGCCTTACTCCCACCTGGGACCTGCACCTCTTCACCGGCTCCTTGAGCACCTCCGGGTTCAGCGTGAAAGGCGCCCATATCCTTGATCCACGTACGAGGCTCGCAGCCGAAGGCACCCCGGCCAGGACCTGGGCCCTGTCCGCTCAGGCAGCAGCATCGGATGCCCTTTCAACCGCTTTCATGCTGCTTGGTCCCGACGATATCCAAGGCGTTTGCGACGATCGCCCGGAGTGCGGTGGTATCGTCCAACGCGACCTGGCGATCGACTCCATCGAGCGTTTCGGCAACGCACTGGGAGTCACCCACTCTTGGGTGAGGAACCAACCGGGGACGCGCTCCTGA
- a CDS encoding sugar phosphate isomerase/epimerase, whose amino-acid sequence MPRLVTLFTGQWADLSIKKLAPLVKSMGYDGVELACWGDHFDVDAALENPHYVKELWQLLADNGLTCQAISNHLIGQAICDLVDERHKSILPPDVWGDGNPEGVRQRAAAKLAKTAKAARKFFDARPGRSGGDAFPAVVNGFTGSSIWHSIYAFPPTSQAYWDAGFADFAKRFGPILDVFEQENVNFALEVHPTEIAFDTASAQRAIEAVKGHRRFGFNFDPSHLGYQGVDYVRFIRTFADRIYHVHMKDVWWGHGDGSVGVFGGHTTFGDARRFWDFRSLGHGDIKFEDVIVALNDIRYRGPLSVEWEDIRMDRVHGATEAAAFVRKVDFAPSQVAFDAAFEKK is encoded by the coding sequence ATGCCTCGCCTTGTCACGCTGTTCACCGGCCAATGGGCCGACCTTTCCATCAAAAAATTGGCTCCGCTCGTCAAATCGATGGGCTACGACGGTGTTGAGCTCGCCTGTTGGGGCGACCACTTCGACGTGGATGCCGCGCTTGAGAACCCTCACTATGTGAAGGAGCTCTGGCAGCTGCTGGCAGACAATGGCTTAACCTGCCAGGCGATCTCCAATCACCTGATCGGCCAGGCGATCTGCGATCTGGTTGACGAACGTCACAAGTCGATCCTGCCGCCCGATGTCTGGGGCGACGGCAATCCCGAAGGGGTCAGGCAGCGTGCGGCCGCAAAACTCGCCAAGACGGCCAAGGCGGCCCGAAAGTTTTTCGACGCTCGGCCCGGGCGCTCGGGTGGCGACGCTTTCCCGGCGGTGGTCAACGGGTTCACCGGTTCCTCGATCTGGCACTCGATTTACGCCTTTCCGCCGACCAGCCAGGCATATTGGGATGCCGGCTTCGCAGATTTCGCGAAACGTTTCGGCCCGATTTTGGACGTTTTTGAGCAGGAGAATGTCAATTTTGCTCTCGAAGTGCACCCGACCGAGATCGCTTTTGACACGGCCTCGGCACAACGCGCGATCGAGGCCGTCAAGGGTCATCGTCGCTTTGGATTCAATTTCGATCCTTCGCATCTCGGCTACCAAGGTGTCGATTACGTACGATTCATCCGCACCTTTGCCGACCGCATCTACCATGTTCATATGAAGGATGTCTGGTGGGGCCATGGCGATGGATCTGTGGGTGTCTTTGGCGGCCACACGACCTTTGGCGACGCTCGTCGTTTCTGGGACTTCCGCTCGCTGGGGCATGGCGATATCAAGTTCGAGGATGTGATCGTCGCGCTGAACGATATCCGCTATCGCGGCCCCCTTTCCGTCGAATGGGAAGACATTCGCATGGACCGCGTGCACGGCGCGACCGAGGCTGCCGCGTTTGTTCGCAAGGTTGACTTTGCACCCAGCCAGGTCGCCTTTGATGCGGCGTTTGAGAAGAAGTAA
- a CDS encoding DUF1989 domain-containing protein, with protein MKPSTRDTREAYYRETIPAGQPWSKVIPKGHVLRIVDVEGNQAADTLFYDAANPENRYSASDTIRIQKALYLSTGTRLISSEGDTLLTIVADTCGRHDTLGGACSRESNTMRYAHNKEYMHACRDSFIRGAQECGCSLGKRDLTCNINFFMNVPVTPDGGLTFADGVSGPGKYVELRAERDVLALISNCPQLNNPCNAYNPTPIEVIVWSGND; from the coding sequence ATGAAACCAAGCACACGAGACACCCGGGAGGCATATTACCGGGAAACAATTCCCGCCGGTCAGCCGTGGTCCAAGGTGATACCGAAAGGCCATGTCCTGCGCATCGTCGACGTCGAAGGCAACCAGGCGGCTGACACGTTGTTTTACGATGCCGCGAATCCGGAGAATCGCTACAGCGCCTCCGACACGATCCGGATCCAGAAGGCGCTCTACCTCTCGACCGGCACGCGGTTGATCTCATCGGAAGGCGACACACTCCTCACAATCGTGGCGGACACCTGCGGCCGCCACGACACGCTCGGAGGCGCGTGCTCCCGCGAGAGCAACACCATGCGCTATGCGCACAACAAGGAATACATGCACGCCTGCCGCGACAGCTTTATACGAGGGGCGCAGGAATGCGGCTGCTCCCTCGGGAAACGCGACCTCACGTGCAACATCAATTTCTTCATGAACGTGCCCGTGACTCCCGATGGCGGCTTGACCTTTGCGGACGGAGTGTCCGGTCCCGGGAAGTACGTCGAGCTGCGCGCTGAGCGCGACGTACTCGCACTCATCTCGAATTGCCCCCAGCTCAATAATCCCTGCAACGCCTACAATCCGACGCCCATCGAAGTGATCGTCTGGAGCGGCAACGACTGA
- a CDS encoding ABC transporter substrate-binding protein, which yields MISSPFRRMLGLFAACLVAIVPSLSAQPLKVAYSDWPGWTAFAIAAEKGWFKEAGVEVELLWFEYGPSMEAFTAGKVDAVMVTNGDALVTGANGARNVMILVTDYSNGNDMVVAQPGIKSLADLKGKKIGVEVGFVDHLLLLNGLKKAGMTEADVEIVPMPTNQAPQVLASGQVAAVAAWQPNSGAALKAVPGSAAVYTSADEPGLIYDMVTVSPESLAKRRADWVKFVKVWDRIVAYLNDPATQADGVKIMAARAGVDPADYAAFMAGTKLLPLAKGAHLIEAKTENFYSVFGSSVIADDFNVKNGVYKEKQPVAEYIDASLMVEAIK from the coding sequence ATGATCTCCTCACCCTTCCGCCGCATGCTCGGTCTTTTCGCTGCATGTCTCGTGGCCATTGTCCCTTCCCTTAGCGCCCAACCCCTGAAGGTTGCCTACAGCGACTGGCCAGGCTGGACCGCCTTTGCCATCGCAGCCGAAAAAGGCTGGTTCAAGGAAGCAGGCGTGGAGGTCGAATTGCTCTGGTTCGAGTACGGCCCCTCGATGGAGGCCTTCACCGCCGGGAAGGTGGACGCGGTCATGGTGACCAACGGCGACGCCCTGGTGACCGGCGCAAATGGCGCCCGCAATGTCATGATCCTCGTCACGGACTACTCCAACGGTAACGACATGGTCGTCGCCCAGCCGGGTATCAAGTCGCTCGCCGACCTGAAGGGCAAAAAGATCGGCGTGGAGGTCGGTTTTGTGGATCACCTGCTCCTGCTCAATGGTCTCAAGAAGGCGGGCATGACCGAGGCGGACGTTGAAATTGTCCCCATGCCCACCAACCAGGCCCCGCAGGTTCTTGCCTCCGGGCAGGTGGCGGCCGTGGCAGCGTGGCAGCCGAACTCTGGAGCGGCCCTCAAGGCCGTCCCCGGTTCCGCTGCCGTGTACACCAGCGCGGATGAGCCTGGTTTGATCTACGACATGGTCACGGTTTCGCCCGAGTCGCTTGCGAAACGCCGCGCTGATTGGGTCAAATTCGTCAAAGTGTGGGATCGCATCGTGGCGTACCTGAACGATCCGGCCACGCAGGCAGATGGTGTAAAGATCATGGCCGCCCGGGCCGGCGTCGATCCTGCAGACTACGCCGCCTTCATGGCCGGCACCAAGCTGCTGCCCCTCGCAAAGGGCGCCCACTTGATCGAGGCGAAGACGGAGAATTTCTATTCGGTGTTCGGCTCCTCCGTGATTGCAGACGACTTCAACGTGAAGAACGGCGTCTACAAAGAAAAGCAGCCGGTTGCCGAATACATCGATGCCTCTTTGATGGTTGAAGCCATCAAGTAA
- a CDS encoding ABC transporter ATP-binding protein: protein MNPNRPDSLPDYRTQAPLVSERFAKLKQRPVTLEVRDLTRRFEKPDGGLHTALEGLSFTTHRREFVCILGPSGCGKSTLLRLLAGLDQPTSGGVLLDGRPVTEPGPERGVVFQSYTLFPWLTVRANVMYGLRIRGMDTSEAEQEARQWLALVGLQAFENAYPAQLSGGMKQRVAIARALANNPRILLMDEPFGALDAQTRAQMQQHLLQIWRNVDVTILFITHDIDEAIYLADRILVLKANPGRLNELIEVPVPRPRSPSQFLSPEFLATKAHIESLIHPPKPAAPLLFDKLPLVRLTSADDNVE, encoded by the coding sequence ATGAATCCCAACCGCCCCGACTCCCTCCCGGACTACCGCACGCAGGCACCCCTCGTGTCGGAACGCTTCGCCAAGCTGAAGCAACGCCCGGTCACCCTGGAGGTGCGTGATCTCACGCGCCGCTTCGAGAAACCGGACGGCGGGCTCCACACCGCCCTCGAAGGCCTGAGCTTCACCACTCATCGACGCGAGTTCGTGTGCATCCTTGGCCCGTCAGGATGCGGCAAGTCCACCCTTCTTCGCCTCCTCGCCGGCCTCGACCAGCCGACATCGGGCGGGGTCCTGCTCGACGGGCGCCCCGTGACCGAGCCGGGACCGGAAAGAGGCGTCGTGTTCCAGAGCTACACGCTTTTTCCCTGGCTCACCGTCCGCGCCAACGTCATGTACGGACTTCGTATCCGAGGCATGGATACATCCGAGGCGGAGCAGGAGGCGCGGCAGTGGCTTGCGTTGGTGGGCCTGCAGGCGTTCGAGAACGCGTATCCCGCCCAGCTCTCCGGCGGCATGAAGCAGCGTGTCGCCATCGCCCGGGCCCTCGCCAACAACCCCAGGATCCTGCTGATGGACGAGCCGTTCGGGGCGCTTGATGCGCAGACGCGCGCCCAGATGCAGCAGCACCTGCTGCAGATCTGGCGGAACGTCGACGTCACCATCCTCTTCATCACGCATGACATCGACGAGGCGATCTACCTCGCCGACCGGATACTCGTGCTTAAGGCGAACCCGGGCCGCTTGAACGAACTCATCGAGGTACCGGTTCCACGACCGAGAAGTCCGTCACAATTCCTTTCCCCGGAATTCCTGGCGACCAAGGCCCATATCGAATCGCTCATCCACCCGCCAAAGCCGGCCGCACCGCTCCTTTTCGACAAGCTTCCGCTGGTTCGGCTCACGTCGGCGGATGACAATGTGGAATAA